In Dyadobacter subterraneus, a single genomic region encodes these proteins:
- a CDS encoding SdiA-regulated domain-containing protein translates to MTYNFYKILASAILMISLFTGCSNSHENEQTLKDYNLESPEKFFMPESLFEISGIAFQKGNADTVYAIQDEEGKLFRLAWGVKKQYHAKFGKKGDYEDLAIINDRVVVLKSNGTLYTFPFWESVYEEVDSTKEWKKVLPKGEYESIYGNEDTDSLYVLCKNCGQDDSKKSITGYVFHTGDSVAVPRPFQISVKEIRELTGKVERGFRPSGMAQNPFSKDWYIISAVNKLLVVTDKNWKVQQALALNGNMFTQPEGIAFDKNGNLYISNEGDDFAEGNILKFKKLSK, encoded by the coding sequence ATGACTTATAACTTTTACAAAATACTGGCTTCGGCCATTTTAATGATTTCTCTTTTTACAGGTTGTTCAAATTCGCATGAAAATGAACAGACCTTGAAAGATTACAATCTTGAAAGTCCGGAAAAGTTTTTTATGCCTGAAAGCCTTTTCGAAATTTCAGGAATCGCTTTTCAGAAAGGAAATGCTGATACGGTTTATGCCATTCAGGATGAAGAAGGAAAATTATTCCGTCTTGCCTGGGGTGTAAAAAAACAGTATCACGCCAAGTTTGGCAAAAAGGGAGATTATGAAGACCTGGCCATTATCAATGACCGGGTTGTGGTGCTTAAAAGTAATGGAACGCTTTATACTTTTCCTTTCTGGGAGTCTGTATATGAGGAAGTTGACAGCACAAAGGAATGGAAAAAAGTATTGCCCAAAGGTGAATATGAAAGTATTTACGGAAATGAAGATACAGACAGTTTGTATGTTCTTTGTAAAAACTGCGGGCAGGATGATTCCAAAAAAAGTATTACCGGATATGTTTTTCACACCGGCGATAGTGTTGCTGTTCCCAGACCTTTCCAGATCAGCGTAAAGGAAATTAGGGAATTGACCGGAAAAGTGGAAAGAGGTTTCAGACCTTCCGGAATGGCTCAAAATCCGTTTTCAAAAGACTGGTATATAATCTCAGCAGTTAACAAATTATTGGTTGTAACAGATAAAAACTGGAAAGTGCAGCAGGCTCTTGCGCTCAACGGTAATATGTTCACGCAGCCGGAAGGTATTGCTTTTGACAAAAATGGCAATCTTTATATTTCAAATGAGGGAGATGATTTTGCCGAAGGTAACATTCTGAAATTTAAAAAGTTAAGTAAATAA
- a CDS encoding GNAT family N-acetyltransferase, which produces MISQYEGTKLIESEFPQLTRLYKRSSLSTDIFKAVQRLLDFSKEAVLDYNLSLSQKCFSLAKHLYNQGDIIIRNAIEKSFITSFSTFFQKDELEKKRLKFFIPDDFYAIYLKELEHIPVPAKPVEIPEPDLFRDITVRLATCEDAVYAKQITDEMESSALSRGCGISKRSPSSIIKKMKEGKAVIALTSKNEWVGFSYIEVWQNREFVSNSGLIVSPAYRKCGIAKAIKEKIFDLSRQRFPNAKVFSITTGLAVMKMNAKLGFETVTFNEITKEKKFWEGCKSCVNYQTLKSKDCKNCFCTAMLFTPENLKTGEN; this is translated from the coding sequence ATGATATCGCAGTACGAAGGCACAAAACTTATTGAATCTGAGTTTCCGCAGTTGACCCGTTTATACAAAAGAAGTTCTCTCTCTACTGATATTTTCAAAGCAGTCCAGCGCCTTCTGGATTTCTCAAAAGAAGCGGTTCTGGATTACAATCTAAGTTTGTCGCAAAAGTGTTTTTCCCTGGCCAAACATTTATATAATCAGGGTGATATTATCATTCGAAATGCCATCGAAAAAAGCTTTATCACTTCATTTTCCACATTTTTTCAAAAAGATGAATTAGAAAAAAAACGATTAAAATTTTTCATACCAGATGATTTTTATGCGATTTATCTGAAAGAACTGGAACATATTCCCGTGCCAGCAAAACCCGTTGAAATACCGGAGCCGGATCTTTTCAGGGATATAACAGTCAGATTGGCCACTTGTGAAGACGCGGTTTATGCCAAACAAATCACAGATGAAATGGAATCCTCGGCGCTTTCACGCGGCTGTGGAATTTCAAAAAGATCACCTTCTTCAATCATCAAAAAAATGAAAGAAGGAAAAGCGGTTATCGCATTAACTTCAAAAAATGAATGGGTCGGATTTTCTTATATCGAAGTGTGGCAAAACAGAGAATTCGTTTCCAATTCCGGTCTGATCGTTTCGCCTGCTTACCGTAAATGCGGGATTGCAAAAGCGATAAAGGAAAAAATCTTTGATCTGTCCCGTCAGCGTTTTCCCAATGCAAAGGTTTTCAGTATCACAACAGGGCTTGCCGTCATGAAAATGAATGCCAAACTAGGTTTTGAAACCGTAACTTTCAATGAAATTACCAAAGAAAAGAAATTCTGGGAAGGATGTAAAAGCTGCGTAAACTACCAGACTTTGAAAAGTAAAGATTGTAAAAACTGTTTTTGCACAGCCATGTTATTCACGCCTGAAAATCTAAAAACCGGGGAGAATTAA
- a CDS encoding metallophosphoesterase — MKLKVSSICFIIVLVIISSCSSYKKLQYSKEGKSWDQSSPAPDLVLKHTMYLVGDAGNDKPENKAPVLLYLKEKLAKESKNSSALFLGDNIYEYGMPPSDDSAKRKVAEYRITSQLETLDDFKGRPFFIPGNHDWRGWGRKGLKRQENFIESYLNTRRGKTDKDDYEHYFLPQDGCSGPEVIELNDNVVVIVVDSQWWLSDWDKDTKINDGCEIKNRATFKFIFENVIRKYRNKNVVIAMHHPPFTYGPHGGKFTIKQHIFPLTEMNPNLYIPLPGIGSLSALFRGTVGSRQDTHNKLYKDMRDGILAAARKNGNFIFASGHEHALQFIENDGQEFIVSGSGSKTSPIGMGKGSQFASTALGYSTLSFYEGGETWVQYWEVDEHGKSAKMVYQKKIKDKLPVVKEEPTIAYKEYEEHQDSTSRFVLKNEIKPVKRFHNFLFGKHHRNLYMVKYPFPVLDFDKYQGGVIPIKQGGGNQTNSLRVRAKDGKEYVMRDMTKDVSRFLPYPFNKMLAAQFLAQENFLSTLPFAPLAIPKLADAIQVYHTNPKIYYVPSQPALGDFNQVFGGSLSLVEERPDGKKWKDSPFFGNADKIISTPDLLENILESNKYKVDEKWALKTRFLDIIVGDWDRHDDQWTWADIKQPDGTNLYRPIPRDRDQALSKYDGLFTNAARLTMPFLRQLQVYGPEVPSMKWTTWSARLFDRTFLNSLSWEDWEEQVRYVQKNMTDEVIENAFTDWPDKAREMAAPLAIKSIKTRRDNLLELARKHYEFVSESVNVIGTEENERFEIERIDDQHTSVTVSELNKKGGIKQQNYKRIFDNRITKTINVYGNGDDDEFIVTGDVSKGIKVRLIGGTGKDIFTDSSVVRGVGRKTIVYDDLGKNKINGGPETKDKRTSLYRYNVYDRRSAESDYDITVPLPIVGYNPDDGFLIGANFNMIKYGFKKEPYKSQQRFGGSYSFATKAVKLYYTGDYLNAFKSFDFYLDTYYHGPAYAFNYAGLGNTSERPVDNPNFYRVRQSAFHVYPAIKKHFAGNSGFVTLGPVFEVSDVQKTGGRFITSDANQLSDDVFKTKYYSGGQLLFNFSSVDNIFSPHSGLRFNAGMNYTKNLKEDKSFSGLKAQIALFFSLDTKENIIFASQIGTGLNFGKGYEFFQMPTIGGNQGLRGYRTQRFYGKSSLWHSNDLRVRLGNSINPTLPLTYGIFGSFDYGRVWLDNDPNRDWHYSYGGGIWVAPVDILTLSIGAFIPKEKQEEKPRIAFQVGFWF, encoded by the coding sequence ATGAAATTAAAAGTCTCCTCAATATGCTTTATCATCGTACTGGTAATTATTTCGTCCTGTTCCAGCTACAAAAAACTGCAATATTCAAAGGAAGGTAAAAGTTGGGATCAAAGTTCGCCTGCGCCTGATCTGGTTTTAAAACATACGATGTATCTGGTTGGAGATGCAGGAAATGACAAACCGGAAAATAAGGCACCTGTTCTTTTATATCTTAAAGAAAAACTTGCCAAAGAATCTAAAAATAGCTCAGCTTTATTTTTAGGAGATAATATCTACGAATACGGCATGCCGCCTTCGGATGATTCTGCCAAAAGAAAAGTGGCCGAATACCGCATAACTTCCCAACTCGAAACGCTGGATGATTTTAAAGGAAGACCGTTTTTTATTCCCGGAAACCATGATTGGCGCGGATGGGGAAGAAAGGGATTGAAACGCCAGGAAAATTTTATTGAATCTTATCTCAATACACGGAGAGGTAAAACTGATAAGGATGATTACGAGCATTATTTTCTTCCACAAGATGGCTGTTCTGGTCCGGAAGTAATTGAACTTAATGATAATGTGGTCGTTATCGTCGTGGATTCTCAATGGTGGTTAAGTGATTGGGACAAGGATACCAAGATCAACGATGGCTGTGAAATTAAAAACCGGGCAACTTTCAAATTTATTTTTGAAAATGTAATCCGTAAATACCGGAACAAAAATGTGGTAATTGCGATGCACCATCCGCCATTTACGTATGGTCCACATGGTGGAAAATTTACAATCAAGCAGCACATATTCCCGCTTACGGAAATGAATCCAAATTTGTACATTCCACTTCCCGGGATTGGAAGTTTGAGCGCGCTTTTTCGTGGTACTGTTGGTTCGCGCCAGGATACGCATAACAAATTGTACAAAGATATGCGTGATGGAATTCTTGCCGCGGCAAGGAAAAATGGAAATTTCATTTTTGCCAGCGGTCATGAACATGCCTTACAGTTTATCGAAAACGACGGTCAGGAATTTATCGTTAGCGGAAGTGGCTCCAAAACCAGTCCGATTGGAATGGGCAAAGGCTCCCAGTTCGCTTCCACGGCTTTGGGTTACAGCACGCTTTCATTTTATGAAGGCGGCGAAACCTGGGTACAATATTGGGAAGTAGACGAGCACGGTAAAAGTGCAAAAATGGTTTATCAGAAAAAGATAAAAGATAAACTTCCGGTAGTTAAGGAAGAGCCGACAATTGCCTACAAAGAGTACGAGGAACATCAGGATAGCACCAGCCGTTTTGTTTTGAAAAACGAAATAAAACCGGTTAAGCGTTTTCATAATTTTCTATTCGGGAAGCACCACAGAAATCTGTATATGGTGAAATATCCGTTTCCGGTTCTGGATTTCGACAAATATCAGGGTGGCGTTATTCCAATCAAACAGGGTGGGGGAAACCAGACAAATTCGCTCCGTGTGCGAGCAAAGGATGGGAAGGAATATGTTATGAGAGATATGACAAAAGACGTCAGCCGGTTTTTGCCATATCCTTTCAACAAAATGCTTGCTGCTCAGTTTCTGGCTCAGGAAAATTTCCTTTCTACGCTGCCTTTTGCACCGCTGGCTATACCAAAACTGGCTGATGCGATTCAGGTTTATCATACCAATCCGAAAATCTATTATGTTCCTTCGCAGCCTGCATTAGGAGATTTTAATCAGGTTTTTGGCGGAAGTTTGAGTCTGGTGGAAGAGCGGCCGGATGGAAAAAAATGGAAGGATTCGCCATTCTTTGGTAACGCTGACAAAATAATCAGCACGCCTGATTTGCTTGAAAATATTCTTGAAAGTAATAAATATAAGGTTGATGAAAAGTGGGCGTTGAAAACGCGTTTTCTGGATATTATCGTCGGAGACTGGGACCGTCACGATGACCAGTGGACCTGGGCGGATATTAAACAACCTGACGGCACAAACTTATACCGGCCAATTCCACGTGATAGAGATCAGGCGCTTTCTAAATATGACGGACTGTTTACAAATGCGGCAAGACTTACCATGCCGTTCCTGCGCCAATTGCAGGTTTACGGTCCGGAAGTACCAAGTATGAAATGGACTACATGGAGCGCGCGTTTATTTGACCGTACTTTTCTGAATTCACTGAGCTGGGAAGATTGGGAAGAGCAGGTGCGCTACGTTCAGAAAAACATGACGGATGAGGTAATCGAAAATGCTTTCACTGATTGGCCTGATAAAGCACGGGAAATGGCCGCACCGCTCGCGATCAAAAGTATTAAAACAAGACGAGATAATTTATTGGAACTTGCCAGAAAACATTACGAATTTGTCAGTGAATCTGTAAATGTGATTGGTACTGAGGAAAATGAACGATTTGAGATAGAGCGAATTGACGATCAGCATACCAGTGTTACTGTTTCGGAACTCAATAAGAAAGGCGGGATCAAACAACAAAATTACAAACGAATTTTTGATAATAGAATCACCAAAACAATCAACGTTTATGGTAATGGGGATGACGATGAATTTATTGTAACGGGCGATGTCAGCAAAGGAATAAAAGTCAGGCTGATTGGAGGAACCGGGAAAGATATTTTTACCGATAGTTCGGTTGTTCGTGGCGTTGGCAGAAAGACGATTGTATATGATGATCTAGGCAAGAATAAAATAAATGGCGGGCCGGAGACAAAGGACAAGCGCACTTCACTTTATCGTTACAATGTGTATGACCGCAGAAGCGCGGAAAGTGATTATGATATCACCGTTCCGCTTCCGATTGTTGGCTACAACCCGGATGACGGATTTTTGATCGGTGCCAATTTTAATATGATCAAATACGGTTTCAAAAAAGAGCCTTACAAATCGCAGCAACGGTTTGGCGGAAGTTATTCTTTCGCGACCAAAGCCGTCAAACTTTACTATACCGGTGATTATCTGAACGCCTTCAAAAGTTTTGATTTTTATCTTGATACTTATTATCACGGCCCGGCTTATGCGTTTAATTATGCCGGCTTGGGAAATACTTCGGAACGTCCGGTTGATAATCCTAATTTTTACCGGGTTCGTCAAAGTGCTTTTCATGTGTATCCGGCCATCAAGAAACATTTTGCCGGAAACAGCGGTTTTGTGACCTTAGGACCTGTTTTTGAGGTTTCGGATGTTCAGAAAACAGGTGGAAGATTTATTACCAGCGATGCAAATCAGCTAAGCGATGATGTTTTCAAAACAAAATATTATAGCGGCGGACAGCTTTTGTTTAATTTCAGCAGCGTCGATAATATCTTTTCACCACATTCCGGATTACGTTTTAATGCCGGAATGAATTATACCAAAAACCTGAAAGAGGATAAGAGCTTTTCGGGTTTGAAAGCGCAAATTGCTTTGTTTTTCAGTCTGGATACAAAGGAAAATATCATTTTTGCTTCACAGATCGGAACGGGTCTTAATTTTGGAAAGGGATATGAATTTTTCCAAATGCCAACGATTGGTGGAAATCAGGGACTACGCGGATACCGAACACAGCGTTTTTATGGAAAAAGCAGCCTTTGGCATTCGAATGATTTGAGAGTCAGATTAGGCAATAGTATAAATCCAACATTACCATTGACTTACGGGATTTTCGGTAGTTTTGATTATGGCCGCGTCTGGCTGGATAATGATCCCAATAGAGATTGGCATTACAGTTATGGAGGCGGAATCTGGGTAGCTCCGGTAGATATTCTCACCTTGTCAATTGGCGCATTTATCCCAAAGGAAAAACAGGAAGAAAAACCAAGAATTGCCTTTCAGGTAGGATTCTGGTTTTAA
- a CDS encoding GAF domain-containing protein: protein MKETILDISQNVPQEIEQIDVSLSFKKFIDYIKERIARETTVKKKFFEFVLDRFTENPRFAGKVELSDIGDFQEQLSLVYNMLVPVIADEKETLWALSVPLKPTIFYETSAFHDLLADKDTGHTKCDLLRDIDLSIEKKQKVQMLYSFILERFYGIPSYHNNEMILSIRDDKTCLSKYYKLDLGKDFIEVTPKGPLPELSIETLQKQSQRDFDWNSLAEILPLSMFKFEGFSVITLTDVTADQAVENIKNIILNPVRETAQSYYEKIIASLSLLIGSHEVKFGLLPELRVNEKLVFSDDLCTHSILVQTSLEQGLEENDFLYLADKFFKNPSVHFYKDLNDGEDHGDFLKVLKTHGVHSYALIPVYNASRLVGVLEVYSKEKDLLNEHALSSLKPALPLIGQLLQNNINEFESRIENVIKEKFTSLQPAVQWKFKEVAWHYLRDNTIQLPKTPIESIHFKNVYPLYGAIDIRNSTVERNTALHTDLQVQFGALIKVLKTIKENVGLGLADEIIYKCKKWMEKISDQSTENDEVKVLDFFEYEVYPFLEHFRQSEEKLTESIEEYYQVVDKDTGIAYANRNALESSMQTINSAVNLYLELFKSEIQQSYPCYFEKFRTDGVEYDIYIGQEIAPEKNFNILYLNNIRLWQLTSMAAIAKITHELMPQMKNPLETTQLIFINSNSIDISFRDDERRFDVEGSYNIRYHVIKKRIDKVHVKETGERLTQPGKIALVYFNSKSAEEYVNYIKYLQEKNTLKNDLEYLELEELQGVTGLRALRIGVNLDGEWN from the coding sequence ATGAAGGAAACCATCTTAGATATATCGCAAAATGTTCCTCAGGAAATTGAGCAGATTGATGTATCACTCTCCTTTAAAAAATTCATAGATTATATAAAAGAAAGAATTGCGAGGGAGACAACCGTCAAGAAGAAATTTTTTGAGTTTGTATTAGACCGATTCACCGAAAATCCAAGATTTGCCGGGAAGGTTGAATTATCTGATATAGGGGATTTTCAAGAGCAGTTAAGTCTGGTTTATAACATGCTTGTGCCTGTCATCGCTGATGAAAAGGAGACCTTATGGGCGTTAAGCGTACCACTGAAACCGACGATTTTTTACGAAACATCTGCCTTTCATGATTTGTTGGCGGACAAGGATACCGGGCATACCAAATGTGATTTGCTTCGGGATATTGATCTGAGCATTGAGAAAAAACAAAAAGTGCAGATGCTCTATTCGTTTATTCTCGAACGTTTTTATGGCATTCCTTCATATCACAACAATGAAATGATTCTCTCGATCCGGGATGATAAAACGTGTTTATCCAAATATTACAAGCTGGATCTTGGTAAGGATTTCATAGAGGTGACGCCCAAAGGACCGCTGCCAGAACTAAGTATTGAAACACTTCAAAAGCAATCTCAACGGGATTTTGACTGGAATTCGCTGGCAGAAATACTGCCGCTTTCGATGTTTAAATTCGAAGGTTTTTCTGTCATTACGCTTACGGATGTTACAGCAGATCAGGCAGTTGAAAACATTAAAAATATAATTCTGAATCCAGTACGGGAAACCGCGCAGTCTTATTACGAAAAAATAATTGCTTCCCTAAGTCTTCTGATTGGAAGTCACGAGGTTAAATTTGGCCTGCTTCCTGAGCTCCGTGTCAATGAAAAACTCGTTTTCAGTGATGACTTGTGCACACATAGCATTTTGGTACAGACTTCTCTTGAACAGGGTTTGGAAGAAAATGATTTTCTGTATCTGGCTGACAAATTTTTCAAAAATCCATCCGTTCATTTTTATAAAGATCTGAATGACGGAGAAGATCATGGTGATTTTTTGAAGGTTTTAAAAACGCATGGAGTTCACTCATATGCCTTAATTCCGGTTTACAATGCTTCACGTCTGGTGGGTGTGCTGGAAGTTTACAGCAAAGAAAAAGATTTGTTAAATGAGCATGCTCTTTCAAGTCTAAAACCTGCGCTTCCGTTGATCGGGCAGCTTTTGCAGAATAATATTAATGAATTTGAGTCAAGAATTGAAAATGTAATTAAGGAAAAATTCACTTCCCTGCAACCTGCTGTTCAGTGGAAATTCAAGGAAGTTGCCTGGCATTATCTTCGTGATAATACCATCCAGCTTCCCAAAACGCCGATTGAAAGTATTCATTTCAAAAATGTGTATCCGCTGTACGGAGCCATAGATATCAGAAACTCGACAGTTGAAAGAAACACGGCTTTGCATACTGATTTGCAGGTCCAGTTTGGTGCTTTGATTAAGGTGCTCAAAACCATAAAAGAAAATGTTGGACTTGGACTGGCTGATGAAATTATCTACAAATGTAAAAAGTGGATGGAAAAGATTTCGGACCAGTCGACTGAAAATGATGAGGTAAAGGTTCTGGATTTCTTTGAGTATGAGGTATATCCGTTTTTGGAACATTTTAGACAAAGTGAAGAAAAGCTTACCGAAAGTATTGAAGAGTACTATCAGGTAGTGGATAAAGATACCGGCATTGCTTACGCTAACAGAAATGCGCTGGAATCTTCCATGCAAACCATTAACTCGGCGGTCAATCTTTATCTTGAACTGTTTAAAAGTGAAATTCAGCAGTCCTATCCATGTTATTTTGAGAAATTCAGAACGGATGGCGTGGAATATGATATTTACATCGGACAGGAAATTGCGCCGGAGAAAAATTTCAATATTCTGTATTTGAATAATATTCGTTTGTGGCAGCTGACTTCCATGGCGGCAATAGCGAAAATTACACATGAGTTGATGCCTCAGATGAAAAATCCGCTGGAAACAACGCAGCTGATTTTTATAAATTCAAACAGTATTGACATCAGTTTCAGAGACGACGAAAGACGTTTTGATGTGGAAGGTTCTTACAATATCCGTTACCATGTCATCAAAAAACGAATTGACAAAGTACACGTCAAAGAAACCGGAGAACGTTTGACACAGCCCGGAAAAATCGCACTGGTATATTTCAATAGCAAATCCGCCGAAGAATATGTTAATTACATTAAATATCTTCAGGAGAAAAATACCTTGAAAAACGATCTGGAATATTTAGAACTTGAAGAATTACAAGGTGTTACCGGATTAAGAGCTTTACGCATCGGAGTAAATCTGGATGGCGAGTGGAATTGA
- a CDS encoding Pycsar system effector family protein: protein MNYDKVLEHVQHHVKHFFKTQQIEALVYHNLKHTEAVVEHAEDISKHYELHDKDNFVVVAAAWFHDIGYCTGGAQGHEQRGAELAKVYLEEQEVKEEVILAIQGCILATSIPQKPLVFLQQIVCDADLYHLGTDEFVEKNKLMRKEKEMWLGKKIDKKEWRKHTIAFLEAHSYQTDYCRALLDDVKQKNIQRLKDKETEKVKEPEPPINLLKYIDDTKMASEPEEDKDKKGKSDRPEKGIETMFRISSNNHQRLSDMADNKAHIMITTTSIIISVLLSILLRKLEDNAYLIFPTILLLTICVITMVFSILATRPTIPHGTFTEQDITDKKVNLLFFGNFYRMAYSDYAAGMQAMMNDRDFLYGSLTKDVYSQGVVLGRKYRLLRVGYNVFMFGIVASVVSFVIASMFFGK, encoded by the coding sequence ATGAATTACGATAAGGTCCTTGAACATGTGCAGCATCATGTTAAACACTTTTTCAAAACCCAGCAGATTGAAGCGTTAGTTTATCACAATTTGAAGCATACCGAAGCAGTTGTTGAACATGCGGAAGATATCTCCAAACACTATGAGCTGCATGATAAGGATAATTTTGTGGTCGTGGCCGCCGCCTGGTTTCATGATATCGGTTATTGCACAGGAGGTGCGCAAGGACACGAACAGCGTGGTGCAGAACTTGCAAAGGTTTATCTGGAAGAACAGGAAGTTAAGGAAGAGGTAATTCTGGCTATCCAGGGTTGTATCTTGGCAACAAGTATTCCACAAAAACCATTGGTATTTCTTCAACAGATTGTTTGTGATGCAGACTTATACCATCTGGGGACAGATGAGTTTGTTGAAAAAAACAAGCTGATGCGGAAGGAAAAGGAAATGTGGCTGGGCAAAAAAATAGATAAAAAGGAATGGCGGAAACACACGATAGCGTTTCTGGAAGCGCATTCTTATCAGACAGATTATTGCCGGGCCTTGCTGGATGATGTAAAACAGAAAAATATTCAGAGATTAAAAGATAAAGAAACGGAAAAAGTGAAAGAACCGGAACCGCCGATAAATCTTCTTAAATACATAGATGATACAAAAATGGCATCAGAACCAGAAGAAGATAAGGACAAAAAAGGAAAGTCTGACAGGCCTGAAAAGGGAATTGAAACGATGTTCCGTATCAGTTCCAATAATCATCAGAGGTTGAGTGATATGGCTGATAATAAGGCACATATCATGATCACGACGACGTCAATTATCATTTCGGTGTTACTGAGTATTTTGCTTAGAAAGCTGGAAGATAATGCATACCTGATTTTCCCGACGATTTTGTTGCTCACGATTTGTGTGATCACCATGGTTTTTTCTATCCTGGCTACGCGTCCCACTATTCCGCATGGAACGTTTACCGAACAGGATATAACAGACAAAAAAGTGAATCTGCTTTTCTTTGGTAATTTTTACAGAATGGCGTATTCAGATTATGCTGCCGGCATGCAGGCGATGATGAACGACCGCGATTTTTTATACGGAAGTTTGACCAAAGATGTTTATTCCCAGGGTGTTGTGTTAGGGAGAAAATACAGATTGCTGCGCGTTGGTTATAACGTATTCATGTTTGGTATCGTGGCATCAGTTGTTTCTTTTGTGATTGCCTCTATGTTCTTTGGAAAATAA
- a CDS encoding NAD(P)/FAD-dependent oxidoreductase, with the protein MKVVIIGGGFAGINFALSLANHNEFEVILVDKNNYNFFPPLIYQVATAFLEPSSISYPFRKLFSGKDNLHFRLGELQKVIPAENKIVLDNGELPYDYLVFATGAETNYFGMENVKKNAIPMKTLDDAIEMRNKLLQQMEMASVCTDPEETKKLLTIVIAGGGPTGVEVSGMFAEMRNGILRKEYPELAGKGSEIYLVDGGEALLSPMSLKSQKNTYDDLRRLGVKIKLNTHVKDYVNDTVVFDNSEPIETKNLIWAAGVTAKVFEGIPTESYGRGRRMIVDQFNKVQSTTNIYAIGDTCIQITDPHFTGGHPQVAQVAIQQGKKLAKNFKRIAEGKAPEPFEYLDKGSMAIIGKNKAVVDLPTPKLHLKGFFAWLIWLFIHLLSLITYRNRIRTFYNWMIAYFTKDQSLRMIIKPSRQNKSQEGIQ; encoded by the coding sequence ATGAAAGTAGTGATAATAGGCGGCGGTTTTGCAGGAATAAATTTTGCACTTTCCCTGGCCAACCATAACGAGTTTGAAGTAATTCTTGTAGATAAAAACAACTACAATTTTTTTCCACCGCTAATTTATCAGGTCGCCACCGCTTTTCTGGAACCGTCCAGTATCAGCTATCCTTTCAGGAAATTGTTTTCAGGAAAAGATAATCTGCATTTCAGGCTTGGAGAGTTGCAAAAGGTAATTCCTGCTGAAAACAAAATTGTACTCGATAATGGCGAGCTGCCATATGATTATCTTGTTTTTGCTACCGGCGCGGAAACGAATTATTTCGGTATGGAAAACGTGAAGAAAAACGCGATTCCGATGAAAACACTTGACGATGCAATTGAAATGCGTAATAAATTATTACAGCAAATGGAAATGGCATCTGTCTGCACTGATCCGGAGGAAACCAAAAAACTGCTGACCATTGTAATCGCTGGCGGCGGACCCACAGGTGTGGAAGTTTCAGGAATGTTTGCAGAAATGAGAAACGGAATTCTTCGCAAGGAGTATCCTGAACTTGCCGGAAAAGGAAGTGAGATTTATCTGGTGGATGGGGGAGAGGCACTTTTGTCGCCAATGAGCTTAAAATCACAGAAAAATACCTACGATGATCTGCGCAGACTTGGTGTGAAAATAAAACTGAATACGCATGTCAAGGATTACGTGAACGATACTGTCGTATTTGATAACAGTGAGCCGATTGAAACCAAAAACCTGATATGGGCTGCTGGTGTTACCGCAAAAGTTTTTGAAGGAATTCCAACCGAAAGTTACGGACGAGGCAGGCGCATGATCGTGGATCAGTTCAACAAAGTACAGAGCACCACCAATATTTACGCGATCGGTGATACCTGCATTCAGATTACAGATCCGCATTTTACAGGCGGGCATCCGCAGGTAGCGCAGGTTGCCATTCAGCAGGGCAAAAAACTTGCCAAAAATTTTAAACGCATTGCAGAAGGAAAAGCGCCTGAGCCGTTTGAATATCTGGACAAAGGTTCTATGGCCATTATCGGTAAAAACAAAGCGGTGGTAGATTTGCCAACACCAAAACTGCATTTAAAGGGCTTTTTTGCCTGGCTGATCTGGTTGTTTATTCACCTTCTTTCATTGATAACTTACCGGAATCGTATCAGGACTTTTTATAACTGGATGATTGCGTATTTTACAAAAGACCAGTCGTTACGGATGATCATAAAGCCTTCCCGGCAAAATAAAAGTCAGGAAGGAATTCAATAG